Part of the Capsicum annuum cultivar UCD-10X-F1 unplaced genomic scaffold, UCD10Xv1.1 ctg80523, whole genome shotgun sequence genome, TCTTCTTCAATCCTCACCCTAAATGGAGTTCCTCTTTCATTCACCAGTTCTTTGGCTTGTAACAGATTTTCTTTGCTTACTCTCTTACCCTGCAATCCAATTTCTGTACAAGAATAGGATACACTTCTCTTCTCTTCCCAGATTTTTATCCAAGAAAATGAGTAGACTTGAGGTGCTAGGAAAAGGGACTCCATGGCAAGTCTTGCTTGTGCAAGATAATCTGGAAAACACAACTCCAGTGATTCGAAAATTGATTGGTAATATATCAAATACTTGTTAAAGAATGCAGAATAAGTATAATCAGCGTTGTGACTATTATCCGTTGCTTCCCCATCACCAAAAGTGACAATTCCTTTGTGAGTTGAAGACTTGGCCAATAACAATTCCGTAGCTAGTTTTAGAAACTCCAGCGCATCGATTCTGCACATTCTTGTCTCCATGTGTGGGAGTTTAAACATACAGTTGAAAACCAACCATTCACTCCCTTTACCCCTTTTCTTCATTCTTCTCAATTCACTTGCCAATTCTTCAATTGTCATCTCCTCAACTTGTAATCTTAGGCCAAAAAGATTTGCATAATCAAGAAGTCTTCTTTTTGTCTCCTTAAATCTCCACTGAAAACTGGTTGATTCTTCCTCAGTTTTCTTTATGGATGTGAATCTCAAAGCCTTTCTTCTTTGCCCCATGGCTTCAATAATTGGAGGCCATTGAATTCCTTCCCCCATGTCAAAATCCACTATACGAACTGTTTTTACATCATCAGGCACGGCTTCTATAATTGCTGAGTTAGCAGTAAAATGAGCAAATTTCCCTAATGGGAAAACTTGGTAGAAGACCTTGAATGCTGCTTCAATAATTTTACTTGATTCTTTTCTCAAGTAACTTCCTTGATCCTCTATTTCTAGGAATAAGTTTGAAGCAACACGTTCCAGCGATTCACCTAAAGGATTTATTTTCCCCTTTATGCTTCTTATGATCACTTCTACTAGTTCCTTGTGACCATTCTCCATGGCCTCTCCATAAGCTGCCAATAAATGATGAAGGCTCATTTGGCTATCCATTTCTCCAATATTTCCTGGAAGTATAAGTGAAGTAGCTCTATTTGTTGATGACAAGAGCTCACTAGATACTCCTAAAAGAGCAGGACCCCATAAATCTCCATCTCTTTTCATTTCAGAAGAGATGTTATTCATATTTCCATTTTCTTCACTTTCATTATCATTCAACCATCGACATACATCATCGAACTCCGAGTCATCCATGGGAAGATCAGTAAGAACATCATCATCTGAGAAAAGGGATGTGAAATCTGAGAAGGACTGGGATGTGAAATCTGAGAAGGAAATCCCCGAGGAATCTTGATCTTTGGAGTTGAGTGAAGAATAAGTTATACCATGCTTTCCATTTTCATAATCACTTTGGATGCCACAAAATTTAGTTTGATGGAAAGTTGAACACCATGAGTTGTGAAGAAGCTCTGATTGCATCTTCTTGATGCTTTCTTACAGGGaaagaataaatttttctttcttttttgtaggTTTGTGTTTCAGTGTTTGATCAGTATGATTTGGGtaggtatatatataatataattggggaaatttttaaataatttccaTTGAGAAGAATTCTCAAAAAGGGAAGTCATAATAATTGAAATTCCAACTTAGAGACATCTAGGAAATTTTGAGTTTTAcataggcttaagtcatcgacatGCTCTCAAACTTGTCCCGTAAATTTACTTAGAACCTCAACTAAGGCCTGTGCCTATCAGGCTCCTAAACCAAAATTTTGATCCAATTAGGCCTTTTTTGTCCAATCAGCTAAAAGTTCAAGTATGTGTAATACACACACGATGATGTGGCAAAAATGGCTAATTGAAAGCTGACATATGAAattgtgggtccaataattattaaaaactaattataatcttttaagaaaaataaaaaaaaatttgtcccCTTCAACCCCGCACCCCATCCGTCCCCTTCAACCtctaccccacccctaccccacttGCTCTTTCATCTTCTCTCCATTATCttgccatcttcttcttcatcttttattttttttttgtatctgatttgagagagtgaagatAATCAAAAAACGTTTTCTACTAACCCCCCCAACCCGACCCCTGACCCCCttttatcatcttcttctccatttgtataaaataaaattctacatTTTTTTAGAAATCTTATTTATTTTCCAATCTAATTCATacttattgttatttttcttcttcttgtattGTGGGTTCCTTAGAATTTAAATTCTTTAATAATATCATGTTTGCCCGAAAAAATAAAGTTTTGCCGGAATCAAATTTACTCCGCTAAAATAAGAGAAATGTAGTAATATGCTAAAGTTCATGGCTTTCactgcttttcttttcttttctttttttaattgaaaattgttAATTGTATTAACAAGATTGTTAAGAATCTAAACagaaaaaaatatagattaaGAAGATGGCTGGGGCtgcggggggaggggggaggagggccctgttttttttttaattaatatttattattgtattaaataaattgaaatgtgacttctaaaaaaaaacaccatTTGAGACACTATTCACGCGCCTAAGTAGATGTCTCAAATCAGTATTTTGTGTCTGATAGGTaccaattttagcacttgaggGACCTGATAGGTACAAACCTTAGTTGAgaggtctaagtgaatttttgaaaaaagtttgAGGACTTGAAAATGAATTAAGTCTTTTATATATTAAGAGGATTTGACGTATATGCCATGTAAATCATTTTacaattatcatatcataatttgAATAACCAGGCTAGATAGACTGTATTGGTTGGTATTCTGATTAATAAAACTTTTGTTCACCCCACATAAAAAGGGGAAAGAGGATACATACATTATAAATGATGCATATATACCCTTCATTATACTACAAATACATATTTGTCCCTACCATTATAGTCTGGGGTTATAAATATACTTGTAACTAACGGTTGCCACATGTCAGCCTCACATTGGGTTAAACCATGCCTTCAAAATTTttattcagattcaataatttGTCAGATCTAACCCATAAACCGACCCTATATATCCACTAAAAATCTTTACCCTTCTCTCTCTTACAATTCAGTCTCCTTTTCTTCCCTCACTTAGATTTCAACCAAAAACCCTAGCCGACCATTAATGAAATCAGTATCATGAAATTTCTGACAGCTATACAAGCGTAGTAAATTTCGTCAATGGTCATTTAACTTTGCGTttattacacaaaagtcatttttctttcattcattacaCAAAAATCATTTTACTTTGTTCCGGCCGTCACAAAAGTTACTACGGTCTGATTTAGTTTACAGTAATCCCACCGAAAAATAATGTGACAatcttaattagttcttaattttaatttatgagaataTAATATATTGCCCAT contains:
- the LOC124895189 gene encoding protein NODULATION SIGNALING PATHWAY 2-like — translated: MQSELLHNSWCSTFHQTKFCGIQSDYENGKHGITYSSLNSKDQDSSGISFSDFTSQSFSDFTSLFSDDDVLTDLPMDDSEFDDVCRWLNDNESEENGNMNNISSEMKRDGDLWGPALLGVSSELLSSTNRATSLILPGNIGEMDSQMSLHHLLAAYGEAMENGHKELVEVIIRSIKGKINPLGESLERVASNLFLEIEDQGSYLRKESSKIIEAAFKVFYQVFPLGKFAHFTANSAIIEAVPDDVKTVRIVDFDMGEGIQWPPIIEAMGQRRKALRFTSIKKTEEESTSFQWRFKETKRRLLDYANLFGLRLQVEEMTIEELASELRRMKKRGKGSEWLVFNCMFKLPHMETRMCRIDALEFLKLATELLLAKSSTHKGIVTFGDGEATDNSHNADYTYSAFFNKYLIYYQSIFESLELCFPDYLAQARLAMESLFLAPQVYSFSWIKIWEEKRSVSYSCTEIGLQGKRVSKENLLQAKELVNERGTPFRVRIEEERQHEMVLEWKGTSLVRVSIWM